The following are from one region of the Advenella mimigardefordensis DPN7 genome:
- a CDS encoding ABC transporter ATP-binding protein: MFAASANNNDPLVRFKNVRKSYDGKNQVVRHLNLDIRQGEFLTLLGPSGSGKTTTLMMLAGFETPTSGTIELAGEQIDNLPPHKRNIGMVFQNYALFPHMTVQENVAFPLKVRKFDAAAQQQKVKTALAMVQLDGMEKRYPAQLSGGQQQRVALARALVFEPELVLMDEPLGALDKQLREHMQLEIKRLHGELGVTVVYVTHDQDEALTMSDRVAVFHDGMVQQIGSPQDIYEAPDTAFVAGFIGENNRTHGTITQAGSRQATVNLDSGMQIQGRQQLGMKVGDRVSVSIRPERIALNPAENSTDVRCQGRVQEVIYLGDHVRVRLVINGDPDFVVKQPVSQVREKIAVGDTVALGWNHEFVRLLDPIEKTAAV; encoded by the coding sequence ATGTTTGCAGCATCTGCGAATAACAACGATCCTCTGGTGCGTTTTAAAAACGTACGCAAGAGTTATGACGGCAAAAATCAGGTGGTCAGGCATCTGAATCTGGACATCCGGCAAGGCGAATTTCTGACGCTGCTGGGTCCTTCAGGCTCAGGTAAAACCACCACGCTTATGATGCTGGCTGGTTTCGAAACACCCACGTCCGGCACCATTGAACTGGCGGGCGAGCAAATCGACAACCTGCCACCTCACAAACGCAATATCGGCATGGTCTTTCAGAATTACGCCCTGTTTCCGCATATGACGGTTCAGGAAAACGTGGCCTTTCCGCTTAAAGTGCGCAAATTTGACGCCGCAGCCCAGCAGCAAAAAGTAAAAACGGCGCTGGCCATGGTGCAGCTCGATGGCATGGAAAAACGTTACCCTGCGCAGTTGTCGGGCGGTCAGCAACAGCGCGTGGCCCTGGCCCGGGCGCTGGTTTTCGAGCCCGAACTGGTGCTGATGGATGAACCGCTGGGGGCGCTGGATAAACAGCTGCGCGAACATATGCAGCTGGAAATCAAACGGCTGCATGGCGAACTGGGCGTCACGGTTGTTTATGTCACGCATGATCAGGATGAGGCGCTCACCATGTCGGATCGCGTCGCCGTTTTTCACGACGGCATGGTTCAGCAGATTGGTTCTCCCCAGGATATCTACGAGGCGCCCGATACCGCTTTTGTTGCCGGCTTTATTGGTGAGAACAACCGCACCCACGGCACCATTACTCAGGCCGGGTCGCGTCAGGCCACCGTTAATCTGGATAGCGGTATGCAAATCCAGGGCAGGCAACAATTGGGCATGAAGGTGGGTGACCGCGTGTCCGTTTCCATTCGTCCCGAGCGTATCGCACTCAATCCTGCGGAAAATTCGACGGATGTGCGCTGCCAGGGCAGGGTGCAGGAAGTCATTTATCTGGGCGATCACGTGCGGGTTCGACTGGTCATCAACGGCGATCCCGATTTTGTGGTGAAACAGCCGGTGTCGCAGGTACGGGAGAAAATCGCGGTAGGCGATACCGTTGCTCTGGGCTGGAATCACGAGTTTGTACGGCTTCTGGATCCCATCGAGAAGACGGCAGCGGTATAA
- a CDS encoding ABC transporter permease, with protein MAQGNTIRTPSERIWRVVHWLLAILVLLFLIVPVLVIVPLSFNDSTFLVYPLSGFSLRWYENFFQSPEWMLGLKNTLIVAPLATVIATVLGTAAALALYRARFPGKGLLLALLISPMVVPVVILGVAAYLFFAPLGMANNLGLLVVMHAVLGAPFVLITVMATLEGYDTNLGRAAASLGAPPLYVFRRITLPLIAPGVISGALFAFGTSFDEVVMTLFIAGPDQYTLPRVMFSGIRENLNPTIAAAATLLILFSVIMLLTLEWLRRRAERLRMAMPQT; from the coding sequence ATGGCGCAGGGAAATACCATTCGTACCCCGTCCGAACGCATCTGGCGTGTCGTGCACTGGCTGCTGGCCATCCTGGTGCTGTTGTTTCTGATTGTGCCCGTGCTGGTCATTGTTCCCTTGTCTTTTAATGACAGCACCTTTCTGGTATATCCGCTAAGTGGCTTTTCTCTGCGCTGGTACGAGAATTTCTTCCAGTCGCCTGAATGGATGCTGGGCCTGAAAAACACGCTGATTGTGGCGCCGCTGGCGACGGTGATCGCCACGGTACTGGGTACGGCAGCGGCGCTGGCATTGTACCGGGCACGCTTCCCGGGCAAAGGGCTATTGCTGGCTCTGCTTATTTCTCCCATGGTCGTACCGGTAGTCATACTGGGTGTGGCGGCCTATCTGTTTTTTGCGCCATTGGGCATGGCCAATAATCTGGGTCTGCTGGTGGTCATGCATGCGGTGCTGGGGGCGCCTTTCGTACTGATCACCGTCATGGCCACGCTCGAGGGCTATGACACCAACCTGGGACGGGCTGCGGCCAGTCTGGGCGCGCCGCCTTTATATGTGTTTCGCCGGATCACGCTGCCACTGATTGCGCCAGGCGTGATCTCGGGTGCCTTGTTCGCCTTCGGTACCTCGTTCGATGAGGTGGTGATGACCCTGTTCATTGCCGGGCCGGACCAGTACACCCTCCCGCGGGTCATGTTCAGCGGCATCCGCGAGAACCTGAATCCAACCATTGCCGCTGCAGCGACGCTGCTGATCCTGTTTTCCGTCATTATGCTGCTGACCCTGGAGTGGCTGCGGCGTCGCGCCGAGCGTCTGCGGATGGCAATGCCGCAGACGTAG
- a CDS encoding aspartate aminotransferase family protein: MSNSISQQGSDDIAFHMHPYTNAITHASQGPLVITRGDGIYVEDENGKKYIEAMAGLWSVAVGFSEQRLVDAAMRQMQTLPFYHLFTHKTHDAAVRFAKTLIDLAPVPMSKVFFTNSGSEANDTVMKLVWYRSNALGLPNKKKLIARNKGYHGVTIASASLTGLPGNHKGFDLPLERVLHTTCPHYWREGKDGETEEEFATRMAADLEALILKEGPDTVAAFFAEPVMGAGGVIVPPKTYWEKIQAVLNKYDVLLVADEVICGFGRTGKMFASETYNIKPDVMVLSKQISSSYQPLSAILLNSRMFDPIADESNKLGVLGHGFTAGGHPVAVAVGQENVNIIRERNLVQNASETGAHLQQRLAGLSDHPLVGEVRGVGLIAGVELVTDKAAKTALATPGQLGTAVGRKLQELGVITRNIGDTLAFCPPLIITAQQVDTLVDTVAQALDATQQSLRS; the protein is encoded by the coding sequence ATGAGCAATTCAATTTCACAGCAGGGCAGTGACGACATTGCCTTTCATATGCATCCCTATACGAATGCGATCACGCATGCGTCCCAGGGGCCGTTGGTCATCACGCGCGGCGATGGCATTTATGTTGAAGATGAGAACGGCAAAAAATATATAGAAGCCATGGCCGGACTGTGGAGCGTTGCTGTCGGTTTCAGCGAGCAGCGTCTGGTGGATGCAGCCATGCGCCAGATGCAGACCCTGCCGTTCTACCACCTGTTTACCCACAAAACGCATGACGCCGCCGTTCGTTTTGCCAAAACCCTGATTGACCTGGCGCCGGTGCCCATGAGCAAGGTATTCTTTACCAACTCCGGTTCGGAGGCCAATGACACCGTCATGAAACTGGTCTGGTACCGCTCCAATGCGCTGGGCCTGCCGAACAAGAAAAAACTCATTGCCCGTAATAAGGGCTATCACGGGGTCACCATCGCATCGGCCAGCCTGACCGGCCTGCCGGGCAATCACAAAGGTTTTGACCTGCCGCTGGAGCGCGTATTGCATACGACATGCCCGCACTACTGGCGTGAAGGCAAAGACGGTGAAACCGAAGAAGAATTCGCTACCCGCATGGCGGCCGACCTTGAGGCATTGATTCTCAAAGAAGGCCCGGATACCGTGGCCGCTTTCTTTGCCGAGCCCGTCATGGGTGCAGGTGGCGTCATCGTACCGCCGAAAACCTATTGGGAAAAAATCCAGGCCGTACTGAACAAATATGATGTGCTGCTGGTGGCTGACGAAGTCATTTGCGGTTTCGGACGCACCGGCAAGATGTTTGCCAGTGAAACCTACAACATCAAACCCGATGTGATGGTGCTGTCCAAACAGATTTCGTCGTCCTATCAGCCGCTGTCGGCCATTCTGCTCAACAGCCGCATGTTTGATCCGATTGCCGACGAAAGCAACAAGCTGGGCGTGCTGGGACATGGCTTTACGGCCGGCGGCCATCCGGTGGCGGTTGCCGTGGGTCAGGAAAACGTGAATATCATTCGCGAAAGAAATCTTGTACAAAATGCGTCAGAGACCGGTGCGCACCTGCAGCAGCGGCTGGCCGGCCTGAGCGACCATCCGCTGGTGGGGGAGGTGCGTGGCGTGGGCCTGATCGCAGGTGTGGAGCTGGTGACGGACAAGGCGGCCAAAACGGCGTTGGCAACGCCTGGGCAACTGGGGACGGCCGTGGGGCGCAAGCTGCAGGAGCTGGGCGTGATTACGCGCAATATCGGCGATACGCTGGCGTTCTGCCCGCCGTTGATCATCACTGCCCAGCAAGTGGATACGCTGGTTGATACGGTTGCACAGGCGCTGGATGCCACCCAGCAGTCGCTCCGGTCGTAA
- a CDS encoding ABC transporter substrate-binding protein, giving the protein MKKTIIKTALLRTAVATCLGLSAGAVYAATSLTLVSFGGDNKTAQEKAYYGPYEKATGTKITAAEYNGEQAKIKAMVDTNSVSWDAVEVESPELVRGCEEGLFEPIDWSVIGNKADFTEAATDKDCGVGMFVWSVALSYNADKFKDNAPKSWADFWDVKKYPGKRGLRKGAKYTLEIALMADGVSPKEVYKVLATPQGVDRAFAKLDQLKPNIQWWESGAQPAQYLVSGDVVMTSAYNGRISQAAREGKNLKVVWDGSVYDLDYWAIPKGSANKAETMKFIAFASKPETQKVYAENIAYGAVNKKAIGLIDKKYLADMPTAPDNEKNAIALDVNFWIDNGVSLEQRYNAWVAK; this is encoded by the coding sequence ATGAAAAAGACAATAATCAAAACGGCGCTGTTACGCACGGCGGTCGCGACGTGTCTGGGGCTGAGCGCAGGTGCCGTGTACGCGGCGACGAGCCTGACCCTGGTATCCTTCGGCGGAGATAATAAAACCGCGCAGGAAAAGGCCTATTACGGTCCGTATGAAAAGGCAACGGGCACGAAAATTACTGCTGCCGAATATAATGGCGAGCAGGCCAAGATCAAGGCCATGGTAGACACCAACAGCGTGAGCTGGGATGCGGTGGAAGTGGAAAGCCCTGAACTGGTGCGCGGCTGTGAAGAGGGCCTGTTCGAGCCCATAGACTGGAGTGTGATCGGCAACAAAGCCGATTTTACCGAAGCGGCGACCGACAAGGATTGCGGTGTGGGGATGTTCGTATGGTCTGTGGCGCTTTCCTACAATGCTGACAAATTCAAGGACAATGCACCTAAAAGCTGGGCCGACTTCTGGGACGTAAAAAAATACCCCGGCAAGCGTGGCTTGCGCAAGGGTGCCAAATATACACTTGAAATTGCCCTGATGGCCGATGGCGTATCGCCCAAAGAAGTGTACAAAGTGCTGGCAACGCCGCAAGGGGTGGACCGCGCCTTTGCCAAGCTGGATCAGCTCAAACCTAATATCCAGTGGTGGGAGTCTGGTGCGCAGCCGGCGCAGTATCTGGTGTCCGGCGATGTGGTCATGACTTCTGCCTATAATGGCAGGATCTCCCAGGCGGCCCGTGAAGGTAAAAACCTGAAAGTGGTCTGGGACGGCAGCGTTTATGATCTGGATTATTGGGCCATCCCCAAAGGCAGCGCCAACAAGGCAGAAACAATGAAATTCATCGCTTTTGCCAGCAAGCCCGAAACCCAGAAAGTATATGCCGAAAATATCGCCTATGGTGCCGTTAATAAAAAGGCCATCGGCCTGATCGACAAAAAATATCTGGCCGATATGCCAACCGCCCCGGACAACGAAAAGAATGCCATTGCGCTGGATGTGAACTTCTGGATTGATAACGGTGTGTCTCTGGAGCAGCGTTATAACGCCTGGGTAGCCAAATAA
- a CDS encoding ABC transporter permease has translation MVGPRKALWLVLPLLLFLLLAFVAPIASFLGKSVANPEVVTILPATVKTLHKWEPGTPVTEDMYRALADDLARAREGQAMGPLLQRLNFEQAGFRTLIAKTARRMPFKIDPPSFQKAFDEIDPRWSEQEYWGILKNNARPQTPYYLLTALDLKQAPDGSIGAAAPDQGIFKAIYLRTFWMAAVVTLVALVLAYPLAYLLARLPARTSNLLMILVLLPFWTSLLVRTAAWIVLLQNGGLINRLLIQIGLIDAPMQLVFNRLGVYIAMVHIMLPFMILPLYSVMKGISPSYMRAAVSLGCHPLRSFWAVYFPQTLPGIGAGCLLVFITAIGYYITPALLGGPKDQMISYFIAFYTNGTINWGLAGALAAMLLAATLILYAVYSRLSGSTRLGVA, from the coding sequence ATGGTGGGGCCACGCAAGGCGCTTTGGCTGGTTTTGCCGCTGCTGTTGTTTCTGCTGCTGGCCTTCGTGGCGCCGATCGCTTCGTTTCTGGGCAAAAGCGTGGCCAATCCCGAGGTGGTCACGATTTTGCCGGCCACCGTCAAAACCCTGCATAAGTGGGAGCCCGGTACGCCGGTGACAGAGGACATGTACCGCGCCCTGGCCGATGATCTGGCCCGGGCGCGCGAGGGTCAGGCCATGGGGCCGCTGCTGCAGCGGCTCAATTTCGAGCAGGCCGGCTTTCGTACGCTGATTGCCAAAACAGCACGCCGGATGCCGTTCAAGATTGATCCCCCCAGTTTCCAGAAAGCGTTCGACGAAATTGACCCGCGCTGGTCCGAGCAGGAATATTGGGGCATCTTGAAAAATAATGCGCGGCCGCAAACCCCGTACTATCTGCTGACCGCTCTGGATCTGAAACAGGCCCCGGATGGCAGTATTGGCGCGGCGGCGCCCGATCAGGGGATTTTCAAGGCCATTTACCTGCGCACCTTCTGGATGGCGGCGGTGGTGACGCTGGTGGCGCTGGTACTGGCTTATCCGCTGGCCTATCTGCTGGCGCGCTTGCCGGCGCGCACCAGCAACCTGCTGATGATTCTGGTATTGCTGCCGTTCTGGACCTCCTTGCTGGTGCGCACGGCGGCCTGGATCGTGCTGCTGCAAAATGGCGGCCTGATTAATCGGCTGCTGATTCAGATCGGCCTGATTGATGCCCCCATGCAACTGGTATTCAATCGCCTGGGCGTGTATATCGCCATGGTGCACATCATGCTGCCTTTCATGATTCTGCCTTTATATAGTGTGATGAAAGGCATTTCGCCTAGCTATATGCGTGCGGCGGTGTCGCTGGGCTGTCATCCCCTGCGCAGTTTCTGGGCAGTGTACTTCCCCCAGACGCTGCCGGGCATTGGTGCCGGCTGCCTGCTGGTGTTCATTACGGCGATTGGCTATTACATCACCCCCGCGCTGCTGGGCGGTCCGAAAGATCAGATGATCAGCTACTTTATCGCCTTCTATACCAATGGCACCATCAACTGGGGCCTCGCAGGGGCGCTGGCAGCCATGCTGCTGGCGGCAACATTGATACTGTATGCGGTGTACAGCCGGCTTAGCGGTTCGACCCGCCTGGGAGTAGCCTAA